One Elephas maximus indicus isolate mEleMax1 chromosome 18, mEleMax1 primary haplotype, whole genome shotgun sequence genomic region harbors:
- the LOC126061556 gene encoding LOW QUALITY PROTEIN: olfactory receptor 5K3-like (The sequence of the model RefSeq protein was modified relative to this genomic sequence to represent the inferred CDS: inserted 1 base in 1 codon; deleted 1 base in 1 codon), whose translation MNKDNHSLTKEFILIGFMDHPDLKTLLFMVFFAIYLITMVGNLGLVALIFLERHLHTPMYIFLGNLALMDSCCSCAITPKMLENFFSEDRMISLYECMAQFYFLCLAETADCFLLAAMAYDCYVAICRPLQYHTMMTKKLCIQMIIGAYIAGNLHSIIQVVLLLRLTFCGSHQINHFFCDVLPLYRLSCVDPYINELMLLIFAGSVQIFSIAIVLIXCILFTIFKMKSKEGRGKALSTCASHFLSVSIFYGSLLFIYIRPSSFKEGDKDIPVAICYTLVIPLLNPFIYSLRNKEVINVMKIMKSRKAHNILRQVSSS comes from the exons ATGAACAAAGACAATCACTCCTTGACAAAAGAGTTTATCCTCATAGGATTTATGGATCACCCAGATCTGAAGACTCTCCTGTTTATGGTG TTTTTTGCTATCTATCTGATCACCATGGTGGGGAATCTTGGTTTGGTGGCATTGATTTTCCTGGAGCGCcatctccacacacccatgtacatcTTTCTGGGCAACCTGGCTCTGATGGATTCCTGCTGTTCCTGTGCAATTACCCCCAAGATGTTAGAGAACTTCTTTTCTGAGGACAGAATGATTTCCCTCTATGAATGCATGgcacaattttattttctctgcctTGCTGAAACTGCGGACTGCTTTCTCCTGGCAGCAATGGCCTATGATTGCTATGTGGCAATATGTCGTCCACTGCAGTACCACACCATGATGACAAAGAAACTCTGCATTCAGATGATCATAGGGGCCTACATAGCTGGGAATCTGCATTCCATTATTCAAGTAGTACTTCTATTAAGGTTAACCTTTTGTGGATCACATCaaatcaatcactttttttgTGACGTTCTTCCATTATACAGACTCTCCTGTGTTGACCCTTATATCAATGAACTGATGCTACTTATCTTTGCAGGGTCAGTTCAAATCTTCAGTATTGCCATAGTCCTAA TTTGCATCCTTTTCACTATTTTCAAAATGAAGTCCAAAGAGGGAAGAGGCAAAGCTTTATCTACTTGTGCATctcactttctctctgtctcaataTTCTATGGTTCTCTTCTCTTCATATACATTCGGCCAAGTTCCTTTAAAGAAGGGGATAAAGATATACCAGTTGCCATTTGTTATACTCTAGTAATTCCTTTATTAAATCCTTTTATTTATAGTCTAAGAAATAAAGAAGTAATAAATGTCATGAAAATTATGAAGTCTAGAAAAGCTCATAATATTCTGAGACAAGTATCATCCTCTTGA